A region of the Plasmodium vinckei vinckei genome assembly, chromosome: PVVCY_11 genome:
CTAGCAATTAATTGTTAcgtattcatttttattatagttaaataattaaaaaaaatagaggtaaatcaatatatacatataattaacACTGATTAAGTTCCATTGATATAAATTCATAGTTCTGTAATTGTCCCTAACTATCTAGCAggtatatttttgataGTGAGGTTTTTCAAATCTTGAATATTAATCCTATTTGGATACCATGTTTCTAAGTTTGCTTGCTGATTTTTTCATGGGAACTTGTTGTACCATCTTCTCAAAAGGGAAaagatttattatattttttggtaCATTTGTATAAACTGCATCACATACTTTTTTATCTATGGTACCATAATGCTTTTCGatgaatttaaaataaatgtaacCTGCTCCTTGAAATGTATCATTATATAACCAAAAAAAGAGCAATAATTTAAgttcataataaaatgggatataattcataatatgaattaataatattgacTCAAGGCAACAGTATAAAGAGTAAATAATCCAATATGTTATAAAGTGAATATGATGGACATAATCTTCATTTggcttttcttttttttgaaataataaattgtatGTTTCAGCTGCTGGACATAATattgatattattatatttaccaaatttaatatcttgattggaaatatatgtaacCCCATTTTGCTCACAATTtgttaattaatatttttttaagtataatattatattaaatcgataaataagaaaaaatatttttttaatatgctagaaattatatttttagtttattattatttttttgttttatgtATTTACGGAAATGATATTCTTCAAATGTTATTTTCAAAAGCtgcaaagaaaaaaatgaaatatattaatttgctatcaatataaaaattaatacataattatatcaATCATATTGtcaaatatgtatatatgcgTATATGGATGTAACTCAAATGCAGTTGGTATGAACATTATgctaattaaattatacaGGCATGCATAGgcatttattaaaatgattagtacattataatataaatataatagcGTCTTCTCAATTTGTATagtttattaattttaaacatttggcatatatatgtatatacgaataatatgaatatatatagagatATAGGTACGCATCTAATGCAATGAATTAATGAGTtgtttatgcatataatggAATTTCTATGtttaatatacaaattaataagtatgagcattatattatatatatgaataaattaatatagagcatgaacatataataatatatacataaaagcaaatattttataatatatgttttagcTTTACCTTGATGAATCTAATGAAATACTATAAGGTGTATTTTTAAAGGTTtctacaatttttaaattttaaataagcCCATACTTTTGTTTCaaacatattataaaatatttttttatgaattttatatttttattctctatatatattataaaattttcgtaatgcttttaattttattatttaccgtatttttcttttgtactagtattgttttaatttatttttttgtattaaaatatgccttatttatatttatgcgactttaaaacaaaaataaaggaaaatatgttattttacatacataaaatattaaggatataataataaatattactaaaaaatttgattaTAGTTAATTTATAAGCTTAACGttttcatattaaaatattgtatcttttttttttaagttataATCTTATATAGgtttgtaataaaaataattcttaaaaaaataatggtaGCTAATAtcttatttaatttaaatattattttttaaataaaataatatataatacgcATATTAAACCCggatataatataatacacATATCGTCCCATAAATATACTATTTTAAAGCAATCGTatcttataaaaatatataatgcattattatttattattcccTGCTTTTCCTCTCTTTtaaaacttttattttttctattatttatttatattaattttttattttatttttattttttttactttttttcttttgttttttctttttctttttgttctatttttcgtttttataattataagaaCATAGGGAATAATActgaaaatatttctataattaaatttaaaaatggggaatatatgcatatgattatataaacaatatagcatatcaaaatatacaattattaataattgtataataaatataattttttttaatttaaaaaagaaaaatagtTTCTATGgtcatttataattatatattcatatattgggaaattatatgattatataaaaaaaatatttcttttggGTTTTTctataagtatatatactcTCATATTTGATATACCTACTATtgaaactatttttttaagagacataaaaaatagaaatgttaaaaaatggtAATACTCATAagtcaaatatatattagatCAAAAGTCATAAAAAAACGAATTGCCcttattttacattattaataatataatcaaTAAACTGGCGTCgattttttctaataatatatgggATATATGCCCATATATAAGATaatcaaaaaaagtaatatattatggTGGTTATAAATGTCTAGAATATATGCAATATATTCAGTTTGTGTTTATCTAGTTTagcatttttaatatttgtaaaaacatatattgaAATCGAAAGGAATATTAAGGGGAAACCCATATACATTTTTCGCCATTTTtagtttattatatatacttaaaaataagtcattttaaataatattttcatatagtTCTCTATTTTTACcttccttttttaaaatacagTTTAATAAGTATTTTTGTTTACCATAATGTATCAACAATTTTAAGACAATGAGATATTTAAATAGACCAATAAtttgataatttattataattaaaaaaaataatatgcacatatatCCTATTTACtaattattactttttttactaCCTATTGTGTCTTGTGATGCAAATTTTGTTTAGTTATACaacatgcatataatataaaaatttcaaattttgagtataaaatatatgtaattatcgcttaaaaataatatatgattttattttttataaatttatagtTTAAAAAGTAAGATATATAAaggaaatatatgaaattgtgaaatattaaaaaataattttatttcttagTACACCATAATGTTAGATTAttctttataaaatattatattgtatTAGCTTAAGTAtggattatatatataacaacaatttaaatgctatatgtaaaaataaggttttatatattaatatatttcgaAATAtggaattatttatattaaataatttattttttgtaataatattattgttgTAACTTAaagaaatttaaataatttggatttatttatttgtttatttattattattttaaggGCATATATACCGTACCCCTAGATCACCCTGCAATATTtggaaaaaattgtatacaaaaaaaaaataatatagtaatatttattacataaaaaaatatataggcTTATATAcgcttattatatatgggaattcaaaaatatgcgaatatattatatgcataattaGGGAAAGAACGATAATTATTACCCGTAAAAAGTATTAATACTTTTGCAATAAATACCCTTGTAAGTATTATGGTTCccgtatatatttttcatgtaCAATTTCAATATCATGCATATGCAATATTGGtacatacaaataaaaaagcacatttattatatatgaataatattatacGCACAGTTTTTGCAAGGGCAACtatatatttgcatatataataaaaaatatagtaaaaaaacatataatattatgttCTCATACTTCTACCAATTTAAAATAGTGATCCataagtaaaatatatatcgtatccataataataatttagtaaaaaaaaatatataattcgtGTATGTATACATAATGGAATGAAGGGGAAACCcgattatatattaactcttctatattttataaaaattaaaaaaaataataaataacagaaagtatttgtattaaaaaaattatattaataaaaggaatattaaattattttataaggAATAAAAACGATCATTTTATTcaacaataaatatttaatttaaaaagatctttattttttttaatacttaAGGTAAGTtcccaaaaaataaaaaagaaagaaaacataataatagcttaataatacataaaatttatatgcataactTTTTTGAACTTGAATTGGAAATTATAATGTACGAGTGATaagcataatatatatatgttttatatgtttatgagcttatacatatattttttaaatatatagaaagttaaaaaaataacgtagtccttatttttaacatattttttacacgGCAATTAATTTAGaaacaatatatgtatgatAACTATgctttataattaaattgtgTTAGCTGCtgcattatatacataagtatttatatatatatgatattaaTGCAtagtattaataaattataaaatatacatatatatattatatacatttttttttatacagtAAGCACAATGGGTCGTATGTACGGTAAAGGTAAAGGTATATCCTGCTCAACCATCccatataaaagaaaacaaCCTAGCTGGTTAAAACAAAAACCATCTGAAATTGAAGATGCTATTATTAAGTTAGCAAAGAAGGGTCAAACTCCATCTCAAATAGGTGCAACATTAAGAGATAATTATGGAGTACCCCAAGTAAAGGCAGTTActggaaataaaattttaagaaTATTGAGAGCTCATGGTGTTGCTACAACTATTCCAGaagatttatattttttaataaaaaaagctGTATCTATGAGAAAGCAtcttgaaaaaaataaaaaagataaagatTGCAAATTCAGATTAATTTTAACTGAATCAAAAATTCACAGAATATCCAGATACtataagagaaaaaaattgttaccTTCAAACTGGAAATACCAATCAAGCACTGCTAGTGCCCTTATTGCTTAAAAGATTAAaccaaattaaatataattttagatTAAGCGCAATGTACATGCTTCTATACttattctatatatatgtatgtaacCCGTAagtaattatatacatatattatatgtgtataGATTTTGTGTGTTTATGTTAATGAATTGAGTTTTAGGGCTACCaaattccatttttaatttttaatatgtatttacaacttttataaaaaaaacttcgatataaatttttaagaaaaaatttttttcttttatgcattttgtgtaaaacaaaattgtatggacaaaaaattaaaagtaaaatGCAAATTAATATTGCTTATAATTAAAGGTGTTCTTGTAGGTATTCTATGCATATGTACACAAATTGGaaattatatcaaaaaaaagttttttttaaattatcatgtttataaaatgggtaatatgcatatatataaaaaaaatgaaaaaagaaagcCCTATAAAGGGCATATgatacaattttaaatcGAATTAATTATTCTTAACAACTTGTATAACGTCCTCATCCTCTAATTTGTGAtctaatttaaaaaataaaaatatatgcatgttcATGTATATGTAAAACATTAAGGAAACGAagatatatagaaaaaaatatataattaaaattgtgcacatatatatatcatattcaAACATACGTAAGTCCACTCTTTGCGGATTTTGTTTTACGCTTCTTCCCCAAACTaatgcatatttaaaatcTTTAATCATGtcctaaaaaaattaatattttgtatatcatttattCAATTGATATctcataaaaaaacatataagcgtgttaaataaatttattcatGCTATTATTACTTTATGGATTTGTTGAAGCACAGCCTCAACAGTTTGGCTTCCTGTAGTAGATTAAAAACAGAGAGGTATATGAATAAATCaggaaataattatattaaaaacattttaaaagcATGTGTAAAATTAAACAAGACTACATCCCCGTACATAATATGAGACATATAAATACAGTGAACACAGTTTAAACAAGGTAaactataaattttttgaattaataTGAATTGTTTTtgatgcatatatattttttttacttcttTGCGTCAATGTAATTGGATTAGTAAAATCGGGTTTTTCTTTTCGCACTTTTGTATAGACTCGAATTATATCTAATTTTTGAAGTATGTATTCTTTTAGTACATCTAAGTTCCATTGCTTACTACTGCTTATAACAATAGTGTTTTCTCTATAGtcgaaaaatgaaatttttgcaaataatatgtataaatagaTGCATAAATGACTACGGATTTGAatggatatatttatttatgaaaaaattgtacTTACTCTGATGCAATAGCATTAATTTCACTTAAAGGTAGCATATCAATTTTGTTGTATACATAAATGcacttaatatattttcgaTTTCCCTCTATAACATCAATGAGATCATCAACctatcattaaaaaatatatacaaaaagtTATTGTTAtctatttaaaataaatatggaaatagaagacatatttgtttttctgTTTTACACTAGCATCTTCATTGAATAGCAAATTACAATTGTGTATTTTGTACTGATGCAGTATGCTCATTATAAGTTTATTATCCATctgaaaattaaaaaaaaaggatataAGAGTGCAAAGAAATACCAttttaattgaaaaaaaatacacaatattaataatgcttacaaataataaaatagtagtataaaaaaaatacctTTGTTAAGGGAACAGTACTATTTATTACAACACCACCTGCTTTCTTTCGTGTTAATGTTATCTACAAAAGTATAAgcaacaaaataaatagttaaattatatttttttaaaagaaaatacaaaatgatgtgcaaataatacatattttgtaaaaataaataaaaaatataattctaAAGTATAGTTTAATGTTGATTACTCTTTGAGGCTCTTGATTTATCCTAATCCCAACTAATCTTAACTCACtgaaaagtaaaaaatatatattgtcatttttttccatttaatTCATAAATTCAAgcaaactttttttaatataattcttAAGTCTTTGAAATCCTCACTTTTCTAATTTTAATCTTTGGCTATTGTCTCGAGTTGTGTCAAGTACCATCAAAATCATGTCACATGATTTTGCTACAGCAATTACCTAAATAGAtacaatatttatgtatatatacatggatatataatataatgtggttgtagtattttttttcaatttcgAGAAATGACGCAACAAATGTATTTTAGTTTTTTACTTGTCGGCCTCTTCCACGGCCCTCTGAGGCTCCTTGAATAATTCCAGGCAAGTCAAGCAACTGGATTTTTGAATCCTTGTGATATATTATTCCTAgtaaagtatatataatatgtatatatgtgatATTGCTTTCTTTTGGCTTATTTAAAATGAGCAAATtgatgtatttattttaccaGGTTTGCATGTTAAAGTTGTAAATTCATAATCTGCTACTTCTGATGTTgtatttgtaatttttgACAATAGAGTTGATTTTCCAACAGACGGAAATCCTATTAAACATACCCTTGCATCGCCTTGTCTATGATTAGTATAGTAaacaatttataaaatagtaaatatatatccatattatttaaaggaTTTGcatttgtataattttcctCGTATTCCCACCTTTGTACATCAAATCCTTCTCCTTTTTTGCCTCCTTTAGGGCCTTCAAGTAATTGGGACCTAAAAAATTGGAAgtatgaaaaatttatttaaattgatATAAATTTCAAAAGAAGGGAAAAgcttgcatatatatatttacatattatttgaatatttcCATAAAATTTATCCATTACCTGTATTTTGCCAATTTCGCTTTTAATTGCCCTAAATGATACTATACGGAATAAGAAATAGGACAAAGATTATAATTACATGAAAAATGTCTaagtattatataaaatgtgaaaTCAAAAGGGAAAACATATGCAAAATACACATAGTAATCACCTCTGTTgctttgtttttttgtgtCCTGGCCATTTCGGCCTCgatttctttaattttctataaaaaaaatgaaagaaagataagaaaaaggaaagaaaaaatatatagaacaTGCATTTacaatgttttaaaaaaatacttatagaaaagttaataatatacaacaTTGTTTTCTGTTTCTTTTAATACTTACCTCCAATACTCCCATTTTTACtaaaacataattattattttatattaaagaacagaattattatcacaaatatatatatattaatatatattatataaatatccCATTTATTCTTAAAAGGAAAGGGTAAATATGAAGATTGACCAGGTAATGTAATTgtgatattattattttgttatcttttgttattattattttttcgggtcataaaaatatatacaatataaacatatataaatatagaaaaatcatgctatttcaatattttttccaaaaaaaatgatgaaaaattttaaaagaatGTCACTATCATTATATGGTActcataatttatattccaTTGTTTAAGATTGACcaaatatttgtttacacaaaaaaatatttttacattccagatttgaaataaaataaatgattataGTCCTACTATTGTTGTTATTaatcatattataatttttctattttttttatgatagtttttcaaaaagtttaaaataataggccaaaatgacaaaaattgaaaaagctgtataaataatacaaatgacaaaattaaaaaatatgttaaaatataaatgtatgAACAAACAAATACATCAATACCGttttctataaaaatgtaaaataaaattaaaacaaaaatagtattaaaaaataataattttttgtgtatagaatttaaaatatgagaAAAATGTGGGAACATATGATTTTTGaaagaatattatttgccatttaaaataaatatgcattatatGAATGGATAATTAAATAGGCAATTTTGTCCTTACAACTTTTTTCCccttaatttgttttattatacttATGATGTGTATTTTGATATTGAACTAAACCATTGTTTGGCTACATATTCGATTTCATCATCAGGATGATCATTTAGTTCTGAGAATATTTGATATAAGTCTTTTAGGGAGAATAACAATTCTTTATATCCAATAGtttcataaatatgttttaaagctaataaaatagatatggtaatattataactagtattattattatcatttttaagtGATAATCTCATTGTcataatttgtattttttctgtatcatttaaatataatgaataaaattcTAATAGTATTAATTTGAgtatatcaaataataaaatactgATTTGGTCGATGCTATAATTTTCACTATTTCTAATTACATCTTCATTAAcactattattaaaatcgCTATTCATATGTATTCTTGGTAAATATTCAAAGAAGTCAAAACAGCTTATAACTTGATCAAAACAtgattgaaaaaatataggggtaaaatttgtttgattttttttttcatttattaatatttcatataaacATAACAATGTACAATATCCAAGATCAAACCAATACCACGTTGTCTTTAATTTCCCTtctcgtttttttttcttatcatTCAAATTGATATCGCTATCTATTGTATTGTTAATATCATCATCGCTTTCATCGTCTTCaagcatattattatctacATCAAAATTTTGTGTCATTTCCATATTCACTTTTTTAAACGTCTGTTTAAACTGGTTTTGGCAGAACTCCAGTGttgatttaatattattaagcAAATCAAAtaagtatttatttttttcttttaatattgCACCGAAATTTTGATATAacctataaaaataaataaaatatattcttctTTCAAATACACTTTTATATGCggctaatatatttaaatgctTTGGCTCAAATTGTTTATCTTCAAAACATGAAATAAgtttatcaaataaattttctaaagatgttaatttcattttggttgatgtatataataatgatgtaACAATATTATGTTCTTCTATTCTGAGATCCACAAATAATTGATTTTCTGTTTGATTATCATCTTCAAATGTACTATAATTATAACAACATAAGTCTAGAATATTCATCgacataattttatttttgttttgagTATATAGTTTggtgatatatttattacaattatttatatatgttttaactaaagaaaacaaaagaGAAAGACCTAAagtattcattatttttatattatcacttAACacattttgaaatataataaggttctgataaaaaaataaagaattattCAATACAACTGATccattataattatatatttcgtTATCATCGTTAAAGATAgggtaatattttttatagtatttaattacatattttaagcaaacttttaaattattatttgaaaatataaaaaacatatgatatatatttaaattttttaaaggatTTGAAATAGctttaataatatgtttaatcTTTTTCTCTCTTTCTAAATTATAGAAATTGTTTTtaagaatatttttctcattTACAAGTATATGCTTTTTGTTATTTaggataaatattttgaataattcaatcatttgtttttttgtaaatatagggaaatttaataataaagaacaaatacattttaaaatactATTTTGATAGCAATCAtcgaaataaaatatattttttaaatcattcCAATTATctctaaaatatattatttcgatttcttcttcatttttaaaaaatcctAAGTTGGTATATTTGTTTCTGtctatttctttttcattattttctgttattttatatttttcgaaACTAAAATCAGAATCAATCGAATCAGCATTTGATAAATCTGAACAACCATCATCAATATCTGCAGTGTCATTATTCATGACTTCatcattcatattattttccatatCTCCTTCAATATCCATTGGTTCatttaatacatatatttgatGTTGTCCCTTTTTGTATTGCTTGCATATTTCATATACTACGTCAACTTCTGAATAAATGCTcttaacttttttaatcTTTTCTTCTATAACTTTGTTTTGATCAATTTGTTCAGTTTCGTTTTCTGTTATATTTTCAGTGTTTGTTTGGTGATCCTGACTATTCGCAGTATTATCAATAAGTTTGTACTGGTTTATtcgttttttaatttcttgATTTCGAACATTTTtgtaatgataaaaaagattttttaaaatttcatttatttttgatataattaaaattttcattgaATTGTTTAGCtgtattttgaaaattgatttactaaatatttgaagcatatatatttcgtTCAAACGAGAAACGAGATGGTTggcattttcttttatttggttatttttgtattttgtAGTTTTACAAAAAACGAATATAACTacatcaaatatatatttagcGTCTGTTTGATTATCTAATTTACCATTAATAAATGCAACAATTTCTTTGAATAAACTTGGATATTTtgcataatttaaatataataatttatttaatataaaattataaaagcTCGAAAGGCTATCTCTTATTACATTTTCCAAAGGATTTTCATCGTCGTCACCCATTTGTATTAGTTCGCTAAATATGTcgtaatatgaataattttcatttattatatcataactatttttatatctttctgggtttgataaattttcgttatatttcaaatattttttatatccttCATTAAATGCCATATAcgattttaaattatttaagcatgacaaaaatttatgtaaaaatatattttcaaaattatttcccCTTCCACTTTTGATGTCAGACTGTGAAATTGTATGTTCTACAGCCGTGGAATCATTCAAACTTCTTTctgtaatattattatctataACATTTGTTGGcgttttaaaattgttaataattaaggacaatataaaagtatctgtatttttaaaattaaattttttaaacaatatGTTCAGTTTTCTATGGatgattttatttctagCAAAACAAGTGGCaagaataaaatttttaaaagttgaaaaatacacaaaatatgatattGATTTGATAGCTCCACTATTTAGAGTGTTAATGATTGAAATTAgagatattatttttaggcataaattttgaatgtttttaactttttttaaataaggCTTTATGTATTTTAGTTTTGATTCAACATATTCTGGAtatctaaattttttattattatcatttactGACTCATAATCGTtttgattattattgttatattcCAATTGGGAAGTTATAAgttcattttgttcatttgtTTCCTCTTTCAATTTGTGAGATAAATTTCCCTTTTCATATTCTTGAGGGCACAAATATAgtgaaagaaataatagCAAATtggtatttatataataatctaTATCACtattatgataaatattcaaaatatccataatataatttttacaagAATGCAATTTTTCGAGcttgatttttataattaaattaataaagcAAATGGATATAATATAAGAACAATAGTTTTGgttaaaaaggaaaattagATTATTTACTAAAGCACTGAAATTATTTAGATCTATATCATTCATAAACAGTTTATTTATAGTAGTACATATGAAAGCAAAAGTATGCAAATCATAgtactttttaatattattttcgttttcattttgtacaaacatttcaaaattataacatttgtgaaaataattatttgaatcGTCGTCTAAATTTGTATCAATTTCATCTTCATGTTCATCATTTATATCTATAGAACCTTCTTCGGTTATtttcctctttttttttgcaacatttaaattttgatcGCTGTTAATACTTgatctcttttttttagataAGCAATTATCATCGTTTGGGTCGTCGCTACTATTTTGTAGTACCATCTCATCAGAAAACGAACcatatttttgataaaatacaaaaagcaatatttttttttttataagtttATCCAAAACAATTGCCATGGGCTTCAAATGAtaagatatattttcataaaaaaaaaatatattttttgaaaaaaataaattaacacttgataaaaagttatttttagataaagaaaaattctCTATAATTAATTCATCGATGTTGTACATATGTTCTGAAATATTTgttgcatattttattatttttaaaaatacattatcattaatttcaaaattgttaacaatatttttaaatatttttatgtgcctattaataaattcagTGTATATATTGCAATTTTCCACATTCTTATTATCACTTTGATTTTTTGCTGTAcgatatttttcatattctgAAGTGTACTCAGATAAtgcatttaaaattttgattatgtttacattttttgtcttaaactttttctttttaatcATATATCGTTCtacaaaaattaacaatttgtttttttctttgacatttttcaaatttttgcacattaataatatagaattaTAATCTTTTGTCTTTCTATTtgataacaattttttaaataacattatattagctatttttaatttttgtaattgtgagcatacattttttttaaataacatACTAGTAGAAAATTTTCTAATATTTAACATTTGAACTATCAATTTCGAATCTtttccatttattattatattaacaattaGTTCACACAATTCtcttatttctttttctttatcaaAATAACAATCTTCAAATaagtttttataatatttataaaatccttctaatttttcaaaaaacaGTTCCTCTGCTTCTTCactattttcttcatataaaattgattcataataaattttttttatttttgtacattctaatttattttcttcgtTTCTTAGTCCCTTTATATTTGTGCTTTTTAATAACTTTTCactaatatattcattattctttatatgttcagaattttccattttattaatattattaga
Encoded here:
- a CDS encoding HVA22-like protein, putative, encoding MGLHIFPIKILNLVNIIISILCPAAETYNLLFQKKEKPNEDYVHHIHFITYWIIYSLYCCLESILLIHIMNYIPFYYELKLLLFFWLYNDTFQGAGYIYFKFIEKHYGTIDKKVCDAVYTNVPKNIINLFPFEKMVQQVPMKKSASKLRNMVSK
- a CDS encoding 40S ribosomal protein S15, putative; the protein is MGRMYGKGKGISCSTIPYKRKQPSWLKQKPSEIEDAIIKLAKKGQTPSQIGATLRDNYGVPQVKAVTGNKILRILRAHGVATTIPEDLYFLIKKAVSMRKHLEKNKKDKDCKFRLILTESKIHRISRYYKRKKLLPSNWKYQSSTASALIA
- a CDS encoding GTP-binding protein, putative, translated to MGVLEKIKEIEAEMARTQKNKATEYHLGQLKAKLAKYRSQLLEGPKGGKKGEGFDVQRQGDARVCLIGFPSVGKSTLLSKITNTTSEVADYEFTTLTCKPGIIYHKDSKIQLLDLPGIIQGASEGRGRGRQVIAVAKSCDMILMVLDTTRDNSQRLKLENELRLVGIRINQEPQRITLTRKKAGGVVINSTVPLTKMDNKLIMSILHQYKIHNCNLLFNEDASVDDLIDVIEGNRKYIKCIYVYNKIDMLPLSEINAIASEENTIVISSSKQWNLDVLKEYILQKLDIIRVYTKVRKEKPDFTNPITLTQRRSQTVEAVLQQIHKDMIKDFKYALVWGRSVKQNPQRVDLHHKLEDEDVIQVVKNN